A single Methylomonas sp. AM2-LC DNA region contains:
- the trmL gene encoding tRNA (uridine(34)/cytosine(34)/5-carboxymethylaminomethyluridine(34)-2'-O)-methyltransferase TrmL, with product MLDIVLFEPEIPANTGNIIRLCANSGAHLHLIQPLGFDLDDKRLRRAGLDYHEWVNIRQYAALTDYIDRANPKRLFALTTKGKTPYHHIRYQAGDALLFGPETRGLPADFLDKLPPQLKLYLPMRAESRSLNLSNCVSIVLYEAWRQLDFQGALPKF from the coding sequence GCAATATCATCCGTTTATGTGCCAATAGCGGCGCACATCTACATTTAATTCAACCGCTGGGTTTTGACCTTGATGATAAACGCTTACGGCGCGCTGGACTGGATTATCACGAATGGGTCAATATTAGACAATATGCGGCTTTGACTGATTATATAGACAGAGCCAATCCCAAACGCTTGTTTGCCTTAACGACAAAAGGTAAAACACCTTATCACCACATCCGCTATCAAGCAGGAGATGCCTTGTTGTTCGGCCCGGAAACACGCGGTTTGCCTGCTGACTTTTTAGATAAACTTCCCCCGCAGTTGAAATTATATTTACCCATGCGTGCAGAAAGCCGTAGCCTTAATTTATCCAATTGCGTATCCATTGTGCTTTATGAAGCCTGGAGACAATTGGATTTCCAAGGGGCTTTACCCAAGTTTTAG